A stretch of DNA from Lycium ferocissimum isolate CSIRO_LF1 chromosome 4, AGI_CSIRO_Lferr_CH_V1, whole genome shotgun sequence:
GGATAATTGTTTCACGTGTCAAGTTTAATGTCTACACGGTTTTCCTGAGgatgtgttttctttttttgtactTTGTGCTACTTACATGATATGGATAAACGTTTGAAGGAAAATTATGCTGCATCTACTGTACTACTGAATGATCATTTTGTGCTTCTTTTTTAATATAGAAAAAGTTTTTTCTTAACAATGGATGTTCAATGTTGACATTAAGCAATTTGATATACTTTGTAGGAGATTTAGGTGGCTCCTCTGTCCAAGATGAAGTTGGAGGGGAAGAAGAATCCAAGTCCCCCGCAGAGTTACCTAATTCACCATTGTCTTCAGGTGGGTTCCGTCAGTTTTCTTCAAAAGGACTCATCTTTGTAGAGAAGACATGATGTGACCGATAATGTTGGTGGAAATTATTGATTTACTTTGTACAAGACATCTTGTTTGTACCACAAAAGTTTATGTTTTCAGACTGTAGCCTGCTGTGGTATTGGGAACTTTCAATTGGTCATCAGTTACCGTCAGCCCCTGCCACAGTCAATTATTGAATTACGTCTTACCTATCATGCCCTTTTTTGGCGGCATCAAAGGCGTTCCGAttcaagaagagtatttcctcTCCTCGGTTCGTATGTTTCTGTCTTTATTTGCTTTTATGACTTTCTGACAGTTGATGATGTGCTTACAGGTGGTGGTGAACTACATATATCCTAAATTCAGCAGTCTTCTTCTTCTAATAATGTTATATTTGTTTCCCTAAATTGTATACTGGCTTTGTTAAAATATATATTGGGTATTCCTATCACTTGGATTGAACTTCTCTGACATTTCCTCTTTGGCCCTCAGGTCAACAACCGGAGAATCCTCTTATGCTGCTTGGGCAATATAGTGACGATGAAGTGGATGAGGAATCAGTGGAAGGACTTAAACGTGCTGCTTCAGAGGATTCTTCTCTTGATCATGAAGACAAGGTGAGCTGTAGGTATTTTATTCACTTGCTGTCGGCCACATAATTTGTAGGTTGATGAGCCAATTGCTTTGGCAAAGTGGATTTTCTTGCTTGCGTTCTGATTCTGACAGTGATATGAAGGTGAATTATAACCTTGAATTAAAAGAAAGGTTCTCTGTTTGTGTATTCATTACGAACTTTCTCAGTTTGACTCCCACTTATTTACGCTGTGCTTCAACTGGTTATTTTTTATCCAGCTCTTAGCTCCTCTTACTACTCTGCAAATACCACTTCCAATACATCTGTGATTATGTTCCCTCCCAAAGTTCCAATTACTGACACTATTGAAACGTAAATTATGCTGTTTTTGTTAGATGCTTTCTTTGAAAGTTTGTTGTTTTGGTTATGCTAATGATTATATTCTTTTGGGTTACTGATTAAGTTACCATTCTTTGTTAGCCTGACATTGCCTCCACTTCTTGTACATTTGTGATTTCTATTCAGCTTCACTTTCTAGATGGGAGAAGTGACTTTCATGCAGTTGATCTAATAGTTTTGTTTTTGTGTCCATTTCTCTCAGGGAAAGCGAGCTGGGGACGAGGAAAATAATGTTAATGGGGAAATTGGTTCTACTGTcatggaagttgaagagaaagctATTGCCAGTAGCTCTGATCTACCAAGTCCTTCAGATGGACCTGCAGAAGATAGTTCTAAAGAAAACAATGCTTCTGACTCAGTTGATTTACATGCACAGTTGAGTGTGTTGGAGCAAATTACTGCTCCTGCAACTTTGGATGCACAGGCTTTAGGAGATGCAAGTGCAGAATGGAAGATGGTGTTGCACGAAGAGAGTAATCAGTACTATTATTGGAACACAGTAACAGGAGAGACTTCGTGGGAAGTGCCTCATATATTGGGTCATGCAGCTGAACCGAAGTTAGAAGAGAAAGTTACTGCTGAAACTGAATGTATGGGCAGCGGCACCTCTGAGAACTTAGAATCCTCTGCAAAAATGGATATGGACATTAGACAGACTGGCGTCAACTATAGCGACATCAATGAATACAGACAGCCAATAGATGACAACTTACAAGATAAAAAAGGAGACAATGATGAGGACCAGAGCGGCACAATAAATGGCTCTGAACAAATTGATTCACAACGCAATGAAACATCTTCTCCTGGTGGATCTCTTTCTTCAGGACAATCAGATCATGCTTCTGCAGGTCATTTGAATGGGTCAGGTGAATATCCCACAAAGTATAGGGATGCAGATTATGTTCCAGAAGATGAAACTGAGGCAGATTATGTTCCAGAAGATGAAACTGAGGCAGACTTTTCCTCTGAGCTGATAAAACACTGTGAACGCTTGCTAGAGCAATTGGAGACCATGAAAGGGTATGCTACTGAGGTTTTTATGTACTTCTCCTTGGATCTTTAATCCTAAGTCCTAACTCTCATTTTTCGTGTTGCATGTCTGAAAAGTTTCTAAGAGGATCTTTCCACCTCTCCCTTTCTTGTTTTCCTTCCCTTGTTCGTTTTTACTGATCTATTTCCTGTTCAACAGGTCCGAATTTTACGTGCAGCATGATCGAATTTCAAAATATGCATTGGAACTTGAGATTAGGCTAGCTGATATTAGGTCCTTGGCCTGTAATGGGCTGTCATTGCTTCCCTTCTGGGTGCACTCTGAGAGGAAGATAAAACTGCTAGATTCAGAAATTAATCAACTTTGTGGGCTATTCTTGTCTGGACAACAGAATGATGTTGAGGCTGGTCATGAATCCCAGAGTGGCAGTGATCATATCCAGGATGCAAATGAAGAGAGGCCAAGTCGTCCTGCCTCTGGGTATGCTGGATTTAACTTGGTTATTTTAAATGTGAAGTACATGATAATTTCTCTCTtcttataatgataatgatgctgCTTCTTGTCTAACCTACTTGCACATTCTTTCAGTGATGCAAGTGAGGAAGATGGGGCCACTGGTATCACTGTGAATGAAGTCTTAACTCCTCAAACAGTGCTTCATCCGACTGAAGAAGTAGACATGGATGTGGATATGGAAGTTGAAGATACAGAACCTTCAAGCAGCTTAACTGTGGGGGATGCACTGCATGCCCCAAATCATGCCCCTGTGGACGGACCAAGTCTGTCAGTGCAACAGACAAAATTGGAGTCCTCGATCGTGGATCAAACACCTAGCATTCCTCCTCCACCTGATGAAGACTGGATTCCTCCTCCACCTCCTGATAATGAACCTTTTCCGCCACCACCACCTGATGAACCTCTAGATCACACACATGCTCTTCCTTCAGATATGGAATCAGTTCAACCTTTTCCTTACAACTTCGCTTATCCTGGTTCAACATTCGAATACTATGGGCAAACTAATCCTGAAGTTGCTAGTAGTTTATATGCAACTTCTGACGGTCAGATAGCTGTTGCTCATCACCCATTATATTATCAAATCCCAAATGCATTTGGTGCTGCTCCTGTGGCGATCAACCATGTTGACCCCAGTGCATACTATGGCCATCAGGATGGAGCACTGCAGCCTGTCTCTGTAGTCAGTGGTACAGAGTCTTCTGGCCTTCCATCTATACCAGTTCATGAAAATGTTGCCCCTGATCCAATTCCATCCTTAGATGTCAACGGGGGGTCACGATCTGATTTATCAGCGAAATCTAAGGCTGATGTACCTGTTAATTTGGAGAATGAAAAGACATCTTTTGATGTTCCTGCTACACAATCCTCTTTGCTAGCTACAGGAACCACATCAGCAATGGAGGGTGTTGGTGCGTCTTCAACATCTGCTATCACTGGCGCTGTTACCACTGCTTCAACTGCCCCCTCAAAGGTTAAATCGAAAGGTGACTTGGGCAATCTTAAATTTGTGTGTGCTTGGTTGTAAGTTGCAATTCTTGTATTTTTAGTATGTCATTAATATCCGGAGGCATTTTCTGCTGCATATTAATGTGGAACCCTTCCTCATGCTTACTAAAGGAGTTTTTCCAATAGATACGAAGCTGACCGTTTGATTTTGTGTTCTTTTTCTCTTCAGTTTTGCGTAAAAAGCGGACTGCGGGTGTGGCATCCACATTAAGGTCTAATAAGAAAGTATCGAGCTTGGTTGACAAGGTAACTGCCTTCAATTGGTGCTTCCCTTCCCAGGTCCTGGAAGATTGTTTAGAAcgttttggccatagtttttctTAAAGGATTCTCATAATGCTTATTCATTTCATTAGTGGAAAGCTGCCAAAGAGGAGCTACATgcagaggaggaagaagaacgTGAAAGTGCTCTTGAGAAGTTGGAGAAGAAACGCCAACGAGAAATAGAGGTCTGCTAATGCTATATGCAGTGTTGTGTTTGATTAGACATAGCCTCTTGTATATCTAACTTTGTTTTGATTATAGGAATGGCGTGCTCAGCAAATTGCAAGTGGGGAGGCCAAAGCTAATGCTAATTTTCAGCCACTTGGTGGTGATTGGTATCACTTCTGATCATTTAGTTTTCACTGCGCTATATCCTCTCTTATGAAAATATCTATGTCTATTTATGTCCTGTCCTTTCTTGAAATAGTGAACTTGTTTTAGATCCTCCCTTCTTTCCCTGGCCTTACTGATCTTTGGGGAGttgggtttttcttgaaaagaacCTCCCCTTGCTGTGGGCATTGTTTCAGCATGTATTTATTGCTTGAATCATATGGATGCACGCTCAAAGAAGTGAGGCTAACTCATGCAATTGTGCAAGCAGTGTCATGTTCATTAAAAATAGTAAATTATAGTTCCTCTATATTTGTCTTGActatattgatgatatatgCAGGCGAGAGCGTGTGAAACGAAAAAGAGCAGAAAAAATGAAGGAGGCTGAAAAGCAACCATCTGAAGAAAATGAGCAGCCTGATCTGGATGTTCTTTCAAGAGGTCTTCCATCCGGATGGCAGGTATCCTTCCAGTTCAGGTGGTTTCTATCTTTACATGGAAGATGGAATTTTGTTTTAGTGTGTATGATAGCACGGAAActgcctctctaccccacaaaggtaggggtaaggtctgcgtacatcctagcctccctagaccccacttgtgggactacacttgatatgttgttgtcgttgtgtaTGACAACACGATCCAGATGCCCACATTCTCTTCCTCTCCTGAGAAGGTGGGACTAATTATGAGCTTTAGCTGATGAATCACCTCCTTTTGATATCAAAAACAGCCTTTTAAGCTGGAAACTCAAAATTGATAGAAAATTTAACTTGTGCTTGCAGATTAAACTTGTTAGGTTGTCTGTCAATCAATTTGTTCCTTAAATTCCAATTAGCCGTTAGCTTGGCAAGTGCAGAAATCAGGGTAGATTGCTGAAAGCATCAATAATGCTCCATTTTCTGGATATGCCACGTTTAATGGAACATACTAATTTTACTTCAGATGTTTGCATCGAATACCTTTTAACTATGTTCCTTTACATAAGTTGGAGCTATCATTTGGATTTTGCTTGTTCTTATGAGAATCAATCATCAGTTCTAATGAGCACGCACCACTCGTATAATAGTCGAGCAAAATCCGCAGAGGTCCCCGTGGCTCCCATGGTGAAAAACTAGCAATGTAGCagtgaatatatatgtatattagtgATTAAGGACCGGCGGTTTTAACCATGTTCCTCGACATAACTTGAATGGTACTCCATCTCACAAGACTTATTGCATATCCATTTTACTTAATGGTGCTCTTTTTTTCCAGGCTTATTGGGATGACTCCTCGAAGCAGGTCTATTATGGAAATGCTGTGACATCAGAGACGGCCTGGAATAGACCGACTAACTGACAAAGATCAATAGGAGTTCCTACTTTACATATTCATTGTAATGctaattttaattttggttCCACTATTATCAGTTACTCTCTTGTATATATGTAGGGGAGTAGTGATGCGATCGAGTGGTAGCTGTTCTTAATGAGTTCTAAAGTTTTGTTCCCGCTCAAGTGTGGTATTTTAGTGGAGAAATGTGCATTTTGGTCCTCTGGATTTATCGGTTATTAAAGAACGTTGCTTTAGTTGGCTGAGCATGAAGCTCGAGTTACTGTGTTTTGAATTCACCATATTACTTGCTAAGTTGAGCGTAGTAGTTGATAAATGGAACGGGAAAGTTCAAGCTTGCGTTGTTTGCCTAACAAATCATTTTCTACTATTGCCCTTGTATACTTGTGCACTCTGCCTCTGTAATAATGAATACTAATATAATATCATAAGTCCATCAATGCGAAtaagaagggaaaaaagaacTATTTATAAATGCAAGAAGTGAATTATTTAACATATGGTCCTTAAATGCTGTTTCAGCCAAACAAATTTGGTACAGCATGACTCACAAGAGCATAGTTTTAGGACATCAAGAAGGCACTAGTTACTGTTTCCAAATCGATCCTTGCAATAACAAATGATCTGTTACAACTTTTGAGAAAGTCTCAATCGTTATTATTCATTTTGGGGAGAGACAAAAAGGTAATTAGTTAAATATTCCTCATGATTTATGctactaaataattttttcaatgGGTATGCTAAAACCTTAAACGACATTTGAAATGGACCAAAGGTAATGTTATACGATTTAATCCAAGATCAATCTGGTCGTTTGATCACACTAATTAGCAACTGTTTACTTGACATTGAATAAATGAAACAATATAGCTTCCAGGTTTGGAAAATACCAATCATCATCAGCATGTAAAAATAAGCCAATACAATAAAGTAGAGAACAATCCATGAAATACAGACATGTTTTCTTCATTGGAAGGAGGACAAATAATTACCACCAAAGGTTGTGGTAGAGTGGTATTACTCCATCCTTAACTAGAAATTTCAGGTTCGAGCAGAGTCGTCTTTGCTAGGAAGCGCTTTCCCATAAAGTGGGACTACCCGATGTGAATCCGGATCGATTGGGACCCAAAGCGGGTACCGAGCATCGGGcggaaaatggaaaaaaagaacCACAAATAATCCTAAAACTTTAAATATTGAAACTAACTAATTCATCTCCTACTTCTGCCTCTTATATATCTTTGCCAAGAATGACTTTAGAACTGCTTGCACTGCTCTGCTTGGCTGAGCTTCAATAGAGTTGATAAGCTTTTCATATGTCTTCTTCTCATATTCCAGGTACACATCCTACAAATTCCCCAAAATGCAAAGGCCAAAGTCAGTGGCTTATCTAACTTATTAGCTACGAGTCCAACCGAACACAGTATTTTCGACATGGAACATGGATATATAAGCAAAAACTGACTAAATTTTAACAGATGTAACATTCCGAACCCACAATGTCAAAAGTACAAGAAGTCCAGTGCTAAGAATTCTAAAGGTTGATCCATCAAGTTTAAATGTTGGACCCGCTCCTGGCCAAAGTACCATATTGGAGATGACTTTTTACTAAGAAAAGAATACGAATAGAACTTCATGATTACTTATCAAAGAGAAAAGATAaaggaaacaaaggaaataGGAGAACCTCAAGTTTGAGATCATTGTAAAGTGCTTTAACTTTAGCAACACAAGCAGGATCATCTTTTCCATAGTTCTCCTGCAAACAAAGTTCTTATATTTAAGCATTTCGTCATACTAGTAGCTGCAGAGAATGTAAACAAGGGACGGCGATTTTTTTGGGCTCACATGTAATAACTTCTTTTGctcctcattgcattgttctaAGGCTTTCACTACCAACCATGAGCACTTGAAATCTTGAATATCTGTGCCTATCTGATAGCGAGACAGATCGTTATAAAATCTCTactttttcaagttaaatgagCTATGTGATTAATCTTCCGGATTTTGTAGTGTTAGCATTCTTATTAAACTTACCTTTCCCAGCACCTCTGGATCAGCAAAGCAGTCCAGGTAATCATCCTATAAATTACCAAGGCTTTCGGTCAGAATTTGTAACATGAAAACATATCTGCAGATGGGATCTTAAGTATTTTGGGAAACAAACAAAACTCGAAGGACATTTCAGATAGGCTATCACGTAACTTGTAAGACACATGGTTGTTGGCCACatccataaaaaaaatactgttTTATTCTTTGACCATATGACACACGAGTCTTTAGCGTGTCCGCAAGGCGTCTCAGAACATTCAGACTATGATTGAAGGAGAGTGAATTTCAAACCTCTGAAACAGTTCTTTTACAAGTATAGGAAGTTTCTTAACATATTGTACAAGTACAGGGATATCATGTGCAAAAATTGAGAATAGCAACTtaacccgcaagggtggctcagttgattaagcatggggctttcataatggaggtctcaggttcgaaaccccctgcctacgacagtaggggatttgccttctgggtcgagctcgtcacaccgggcttgcctagtgcgggttacctctTTTGTGtagtttgcgagctattgcataGAAGCTGGGTTTACCCtatgcgcacccgaagggtagcggctgcgggttcccatgtcatcaaaaaaaaaaaaaaattgagaatagCAACTTTTAACTCTAAAAACAAATGCTAACAATAAgaattattattctactatattTCTTTTCGTCAATTTTTATGTGCACATCGTGTACAGATAAATGATCAGTTCGGTTTCAAatgttttgtatttttaaaataaaaatcaactttgtttttcttttcttttcagaaAACTAAATCAGGTTTCGCAAAGAAAGTTTTCTACATTTTCAATAACAGAACCAAACTCAAACTCAGTCTTCCAAACCAGTTTGGGTTacaaaagaagcaaatatgCTTCAATAGATAGATGTTTTAGTACTTCATATTTTTTATCACAAGTCACACACATTTCGACTACTACAATCTATTGGCGTTTCCTCTCAGGCAACCAATTCTAAAGTGGATTATTGAGATATGACCGTTAACCTCTCATTCCTACCTTCAGAAGCGTGAAATCAAGCACTCTTGCAGATGTAATCTAACATTTCTTATTGGAATTCAACCAAATTCAAATACATCCAAAACCTAATCCaacaaaaatgttttccaaCCATATTTATGAAACtaattcttccaacaactaAACCAAAACAGAAACCAAACCTCTCTTAAAAGTTTATACATTATGCAAAGAATCGGTTTGTGAGTTGTGGAAATGCTATCACATATAACTCATGGTATCTATTCAGAAGATAGAACGTGAATGGATGCACCAGGGTTAATCATAACTCTCACCTGAACTTGGAAATATATTCCCATTTCGATAAGTATGTTCTTCACATTGACATGATTGTCAAGACTCCCTCCAGCCATAAGAAGTGCACATGCCACCTGAAAATATTGATTAAGTAATTTGTATATACCATAAATCAAATGCACATCAATCTCGAGGTAATTCCTATTAATCTGGACAGAGGGTTCATTAAGAGGAACAAGAAGATCAACCACAAACTAAGCATGCACTTAGAACTATTGAAGTCATGGTTATAATTTAGaatctagaaaaagaaaacaacaaaaacattaaaaataaataaaagggaaaagagcACAGTTAGCTCAGATGGAAATACAAATAAAAACttggtaatattttttttctgaaaGCTGCAAATGGCTAATTTACTTCTAGATGATTTAGAAATTTGAGATTGTTTTTGAATATCACCCTCAAGTTAAAAAAGGGATGTCTTCCACACAAAGCAAatgttcagaaaaagaaatagACGTGAAGATATTCTCATAATAGAATAGCGACTAACAAGCTGTTAATTCAATTGAAGAAGGAACATCATACTCACTGGGAGATAAAATGAATAATAAGCAGTTTTATATTGGACAATCTGCCGATGACTGCATGAAATCACATCAAGAATGAGTTAAATAAAGCAAATAATACTGAAAGAAGCAAAATGTAAAAGACTCTTAATGAAGTCTCCTTACATAGACAATGAGTATTTTGATAAATCTTTCTCTCCAACAAGTGTGGTAATTAAATCTATCATTTGTCCAGAGGCAGTTTGGAATTCCACCTATAAAAACATGTTGCCAAagccaaagagaaaaaaaagttcAGCATTATAAAAAGCTAAATGCAAAGGCCTCCTTGCGCGTAAAAAGTCCCACCTCATTAAATAATTCAAGAAGATCAACATAATAAGGCTTTCCTTTGAAGTGGTTCTTCAGAATTCTTGGGATGTGGTTGCGAAGAAGTATGCCATCATTAGCAGCAATCATGCCTACCTGCAAGAAATATTAAAACAATAATCACTCGCACAATCAAATCACTGTGTAGATATAACTGCCCAACACTTCAAAGAGcaaaatagtactccctccatcccaatttatgtgaaggtgtttgaccacgaagtttaagaatgaaaaaggaattttgaaacttgtggtctagaacaagccatagatatttgtgtgactgtaaatcatttcagtaagggtataattggaaGTTTATAGtaaaattgttactaaataataggaatatgtcattctttttgggactgactaaaaaggaaaaagtgtcacataaatgggGGTGGAGGGAGTAGTCTTTTAGCATAACACACACACCTTGGGTAATCTGAACCAGCATGGTTGACCTCGGCGTGTATGAGAGCCATCCATTATATCATCAAGAACAAGGAAATATGCTTGAAGCTGCAGGATACATTCC
This window harbors:
- the LOC132053163 gene encoding farnesyl pyrophosphate synthase-like, translated to MYLLHQKSRLLTNYKYTLQLFNQIQLSFSSIYEQQQQQQYCIPKTQQLSFFSRTKEQFICETKMSDLKSKFLEVYAVLKSELLNDPDFEFTDDARQWVEQMLDYNVPGGKLNRGLSVIDSYSLLKEGKELTSDEIFQASSLGWCIEWLQAYFLVLDDIMDGSHTRRGQPCWFRLPKVGMIAANDGILLRNHIPRILKNHFKGKPYYVDLLELFNEVEFQTASGQMIDLITTLVGEKDLSKYSLSIHRQIVQYKTAYYSFYLPVACALLMAGGSLDNHVNVKNILIEMGIYFQVQDDYLDCFADPEVLGKIGTDIQDFKCSWLVVKALEQCNEEQKKLLHENYGKDDPACVAKVKALYNDLKLEDVYLEYEKKTYEKLINSIEAQPSRAVQAVLKSFLAKIYKRQK
- the LOC132053156 gene encoding uncharacterized protein LOC132053156 isoform X1, with the translated sequence MGRRKERKLAAKIGAGRRVKLDLFAEPSGDLGGSSVQDEVGGEEESKSPAELPNSPLSSGQQPENPLMLLGQYSDDEVDEESVEGLKRAASEDSSLDHEDKGKRAGDEENNVNGEIGSTVMEVEEKAIASSSDLPSPSDGPAEDSSKENNASDSVDLHAQLSVLEQITAPATLDAQALGDASAEWKMVLHEESNQYYYWNTVTGETSWEVPHILGHAAEPKLEEKVTAETECMGSGTSENLESSAKMDMDIRQTGVNYSDINEYRQPIDDNLQDKKGDNDEDQSGTINGSEQIDSQRNETSSPGGSLSSGQSDHASAGHLNGSGEYPTKYRDADYVPEDETEADYVPEDETEADFSSELIKHCERLLEQLETMKGSEFYVQHDRISKYALELEIRLADIRSLACNGLSLLPFWVHSERKIKLLDSEINQLCGLFLSGQQNDVEAGHESQSGSDHIQDANEERPSRPASGDASEEDGATGITVNEVLTPQTVLHPTEEVDMDVDMEVEDTEPSSSLTVGDALHAPNHAPVDGPSLSVQQTKLESSIVDQTPSIPPPPDEDWIPPPPPDNEPFPPPPPDEPLDHTHALPSDMESVQPFPYNFAYPGSTFEYYGQTNPEVASSLYATSDGQIAVAHHPLYYQIPNAFGAAPVAINHVDPSAYYGHQDGALQPVSVVSGTESSGLPSIPVHENVAPDPIPSLDVNGGSRSDLSAKSKADVPVNLENEKTSFDVPATQSSLLATGTTSAMEGVGASSTSAITGAVTTASTAPSKVKSKVLRKKRTAGVASTLRSNKKVSSLVDKWKAAKEELHAEEEEERESALEKLEKKRQREIEEWRAQQIASGEAKANANFQPLGGDWRERVKRKRAEKMKEAEKQPSEENEQPDLDVLSRGLPSGWQAYWDDSSKQVYYGNAVTSETAWNRPTN
- the LOC132053156 gene encoding uncharacterized protein LOC132053156 isoform X2, which encodes MLLGQYSDDEVDEESVEGLKRAASEDSSLDHEDKGKRAGDEENNVNGEIGSTVMEVEEKAIASSSDLPSPSDGPAEDSSKENNASDSVDLHAQLSVLEQITAPATLDAQALGDASAEWKMVLHEESNQYYYWNTVTGETSWEVPHILGHAAEPKLEEKVTAETECMGSGTSENLESSAKMDMDIRQTGVNYSDINEYRQPIDDNLQDKKGDNDEDQSGTINGSEQIDSQRNETSSPGGSLSSGQSDHASAGHLNGSGEYPTKYRDADYVPEDETEADYVPEDETEADFSSELIKHCERLLEQLETMKGSEFYVQHDRISKYALELEIRLADIRSLACNGLSLLPFWVHSERKIKLLDSEINQLCGLFLSGQQNDVEAGHESQSGSDHIQDANEERPSRPASGDASEEDGATGITVNEVLTPQTVLHPTEEVDMDVDMEVEDTEPSSSLTVGDALHAPNHAPVDGPSLSVQQTKLESSIVDQTPSIPPPPDEDWIPPPPPDNEPFPPPPPDEPLDHTHALPSDMESVQPFPYNFAYPGSTFEYYGQTNPEVASSLYATSDGQIAVAHHPLYYQIPNAFGAAPVAINHVDPSAYYGHQDGALQPVSVVSGTESSGLPSIPVHENVAPDPIPSLDVNGGSRSDLSAKSKADVPVNLENEKTSFDVPATQSSLLATGTTSAMEGVGASSTSAITGAVTTASTAPSKVKSKVLRKKRTAGVASTLRSNKKVSSLVDKWKAAKEELHAEEEEERESALEKLEKKRQREIEEWRAQQIASGEAKANANFQPLGGDWRERVKRKRAEKMKEAEKQPSEENEQPDLDVLSRGLPSGWQAYWDDSSKQVYYGNAVTSETAWNRPTN